Below is a window of Camelina sativa cultivar DH55 chromosome 11, Cs, whole genome shotgun sequence DNA.
AAATGCACCACTCCAAGACCCTGATATAAATCATAAgcagaaaaagacaaaaattatttgtttctgaaaatacaacatattacgCGTATCACATATCTTGTCAAGTGTTTtgtatattataagttttataagatattttaaaaattttgatcaaaatatctaagatttgctgcccaaaaaaaaacacaagatcgTAAAAATTTTGGCTTGACTATAACACTTAGTGGTAAGCATGATATgcccaaaaagaaaagacaagtaacaataaaataagaaaacttagCAATGGAGGATTTGCCACTATAATGTTCATTTTGAATTAGGTAAAGATCTATCGAATCAAAACCCAAAGACACTGTCTTTGTCCGAAACTTGTTTAGtagtatttctttattttatttacaaaagcTTTACAGTAAACACATCCAGTATTTTTTATTCctatttttttacctttgtcCAAAAGCatgatttgatttctttgtcTATTATTATTCACAGCAATCATCTTGTGTTTTCATGTTTCTTATAAAGATGATTCAACAatctactatattttatttataaggttaggaaaaaaaacattttgaattaaGAACTCTCTTATTTTATATACCATGAATTTCAGGAAACAcatgtatacatatattttgacaCCACAGtgtaataatttagaaaaataagaaaactattcCAAGTGTAATACTCTGAATTGGAGTGATATTGAccaagattatatattttatcacATCTACAAGTCAAACTCTTATCACTATCActgtatcatatatatttggaGTGATATCAACCAACACAAACCACATCTCTTACCATATCAGATTTGACATAATCATTGAAACTTTACATTAAGCACAACACTAAGCATTTGATCTTGATCTCCAATCAGAGTGAGTTCTCAAAACTTTTAAACACAAGCTTAACTAGgcttaattaactttttttttttttttgaactaaaactAGGCTTAATTAACCTAACcatttttctttgctaaatgGCTGACCAGAAACCTAAATGGTTACCTTTTTTCCGTTAATAATTGTCATGTGATTTGATTAATATTGCCACATAACCTACCATCACTTTTTTTACACAATCTAGTGCTATTTTAGCTTAGTGAAGCCTAATTGTCTTTCACTTACCAACTACAAGCACTTCTAAATTTATACTAATACATTACCTAACAATTTCTTTTGGTGCTAATATAATTTCCATAAGCAACATTACCGTATTTCCCAAAGCAACCCCAATTTTGATCATTATGAACTTTAATCTGTTTCAAACGcacttattaatatataaacaatataactTTACGTTTTCAAAGTTTTGATATAAACGCCAAACGCAAACATTATGCTAAAAATTATGGTTCATTGGAAAGCttattaaaacaagaaaaattcacAGTTTCATATACAAAACATGTAACTACTATACATACCAATAATTTTGttcaaaagaatacaaaaaaattgtatgcaAAGGTTAGATTTTCTTGGCAACTCCGAATCTAAGAACAAGACAAGATAGTGTAAGAACAATGGCTAAGATCTTCCCAAATAAGAGACTAGTCAGCACAATCACGATCAGAGCAGTCCCACTCAATGACTGGTCTTTCAACTTTTCTTCGTCTCTCTCAGCAGCAGCAGACTCAGTACTCATCTCTGTATTGTCTTTTAGAACCAAACTCGAGACTTCAACCAAAGGAGActcttctttgatcttcatcgtcttcttcttcttcttcatattgtAACTCCTCAGCTTCTTCACAATCTTCGATTTTAGTCTTGAACTTTTACTTGGTGACTTCTCGTCCTTGGACAACAGATCACGGATCGTTGTATCTTTCGATTTCGAATCCTCTGTTTTAGCTACTACAGGCTGCTCTGTTTCTTTCGGACAAGGAACTCGAGTTTCATCTAAAGTTACGATTTTTACGCGGGAAATCGCGTTTTTGTTTTCGTCGGTTTTACAGAGCTTGGAGCGAGTGAACACACGCGCCGCCACGAGCTCTGTTAAGAGAAGAGCCAAGGCGGAGAGAGTGATTCCGACagtgagcttcttcttcgtgcTCAAGGCGAGCAACGCCactattaaaactttaaacgCCATCAAAACGAACGCACCGCTTTCACCGCAAACGCAGCCGCTATTTTTAATCGCGTTCTGATTCTCCGCCGCTAATTTACCTTTACTGACATTAACTTTCTCGATCTCACTCCGTACGGGTTTCACCTTCAGGGGCTTTTCCAAAATCGAGTCTTTATTGGTCAATGAAGAAGCGTTTGGAGCGGTTTGAATCTGGCGTTCGATTCGTTGGAAGCGTTTAGACGTTGGTTTCTTGAAACGATCGCGGTTTTGAAAGAAGAGATCGATCAGAGAAGCTGGGAAGCCAGTTTCGACGAACAAAGACCCGCCGCGTTTCGGAGAATTCTGAAACTCCGATATGAATCTTAAGATACGGCTCGATTTTGGTATTTTCCATGGTTGAGACAtgactctttaaaaaaaaaaaaaaaggagagaccTTTGAGTTgtctttaaaaaaagaaagtttggtttttttttttttttaaacaataatgAGAGATCGATGAAGAGTTTGGGTTAGTCGAAGCAATTTATAAATACTACTATGGGAAGTGAAGAAGGATCGCAGAAAGCGAAGTTGAAGAGACCACTTTTTTTTTGAGTGTGTGATTTTAAAACACGAGCTAAATGATGAGTAATTGTGGAGAAAACggaaagagagaaatataacaatttaaGTATTGTAAAGTTTTAAACCGAGTTAAGGAATTAGATTATAGTAAAGGAAATTtagctttttaattactttgattttgttttaaatggaaaagatgatttaaaaattggaaaattcttttaaaaaatttaaagaagtACGTTAAAgatctttatatttattttttaatttagaatattaGGAGTAcaccaaaaatccaaattagtGACTTTAGTTTAAAAGTTAGCACCgagttaaaaaaatagattacaTAAAGgtttaattacttaaattttttaaaatgaaaagatgtttggaaaattggaaatttcTTCTAGAAATTCAAAGAAGTagtacgtttttttctttttttttggaattaaaaatatgaagaagtACCATTtcgatttatatatttagtttgaaaataattaatttagaatattAGGAGCATACCCCCCNNNCCCCCCCTTAGTTTAAACAGAGAAGGAATGAGATGTATTTAGCTTTTTtgtactttatatatttttttaatggaacGGAAAAGATGTttgaaaattgagaaatttggaaaattcttctaaagaaaaaaaagtacgttttaaaaatatttaattagaatACGAAGAGTACTCCAAAATTCCAAATTAGTGACATTGATATGGAATCTAACCTACAATAGGCAATTTTTATGGGTTGGCATGAGCCTGTAAAccatttatttacaaagtttagAACATTCCataaagctttgtttttcttaccaCAATCGTCcattttatatcaaaatgtGAGTAAAAGAATCATTTGTTTTAGATGGATACAAAGTGCAATCCTATTACAACAAACATCATCCATCTAGCATCCCACTAAAGAGgttctatgtttgtttttggtatgttttctcaaattttagCTTAGAACAACCATTGCCCAACTGTAAACAAGTAAACAAGGGAAAACAATTATCCAAGAAGGTTAATGACAGTAATAAGATCCAACCTTACTGTCACTTGCAATTTAAGATCCAACCTTACAGCAATAATTAGAACCAGACTAGCTAgtctttattttaattaaatcacTTGCAAAACCTTCACGTCCTCTGTATGGTTTAGAAATATGCTAACTAGCTAGTTTATAAGGAAACACTTCAGTTCCTTGGATTTGAAGTCTTATGATTGTTTTTCTCTAGATATTGTAGTAGAAGTGGTCGAAAGGCACAAAATAGCACGACGCCAACACAATTTCATTCGTCCGAGTCACTCCAACAATGTGTACGCCGACCACAATCTTGCCCAAAGCTGGCAATACGTATGTACGCTTTGACCATTAAGCCTGTAACTATTTACCATTGTAGTTTATCATATTTCCATAACACCCTCTAAATGAAAGTCCCATCAATTTGAATAAATCTGAACttctaacatcaaagcaaaagaCCACAGAATCCTCTGAAAACTTGTAACTGAAGCTATGTAATTATACAAAACACCATTAATGGGTCTAATACATTCGACATTAATGTCATAATAATTTAATGCTTCTCGAaactatcagacacaatgccaTTGATACCACcttgtattgttttgtttctcaactGGATCATACGTTCAAGGATAGCTCATCACCTTAACACTATTCGTCTCCACTTGGTAAGTTCAAGGATTTGTCCTGTGCCAGGGTTACAAATTACCTGAAACGTTTCCTTCAGTTCCTTTTGTACATGTTTTAGACAGCTTAAGACAGCTTAAGCCATTGAAATCACatgattacaaattttataagtatatatatatatatatcaaaaagaaaactcaaatgATAATTAACTAGCGACTAGAGTCTAGAGGAGACGAACAACTTACTGTCTTTTACGGTAGGCAACCAATAGCTGCGGCAGAGCCAAGCCGTGCTGAATAACAACTCAACGCTTCAATACACATCGACATCTCGAAATAGACAACCTCGATACCTaaggttaaaaacaaaacccatacAACCCGTTTCTTGCAGAGTAAACTAGAGGAACTAggttgttttttatattaaaaaaaaacaacacaacaagaaACTGGAGGTGGAGAACGAAGATCTAGGTCTTAGATCATTTTCTTTGAGATTGAGACCATAATATTTGTCTTGGTAAACTGAAAATGAGGGTTTAGATCATTTTAGTTGAGATTAATGAGACCATAATATATTTGTCTCGAGAGACCAAAAATGAGATCGTAGATCATGTTATTTGTGATTGAGACCATAATATTTGTTTCGACACACCAAAAATGAGGTCTTAGATCATTTTATTTGAGATTGAGACATTTTTCAAGCTATTGAGAGGGCCCAACTCATACATGGTTTGTTTccagagtaaaaaaaacaacgaTTATGCATATTTTTGTATTCATATAGATAGATATTCAAACTTTTGTAGCTTGAATTTGTAACTAATCTTTccctttaaaaaataatattattttttattaatacaataatataatattttgaaaaaactgagattgtaaaaattaaaattaatatactaatataatattttgaaaaaactgAGATTGTAAAAACTGAGTTTGTCAACATTATGATATTTTGGTAGAATCTTATCTAATtacactaaaatatttttttgctttatgaTATTATCTATTATAATGGATTACACTGTTAACTATTGCTATAAGATTAAGATTattaatgtttatgtttttcttatttctattttattaatataaatattcataataGTATATgtatagtaataaataaatttaactaaataaataaatagtataagatataatttgatatgtttaaatttttttgatgaaaatttatattaacaacTTAATTTTAATCCCACCAATGGAGATATACTTTATTTAATAATGgggtaattaatttaaattatacaatagatgctaatattttttttggtaaaatctatatatataatgagaGAGTTTTTCTCACTCTAAGCTGTCAACATCTGCCTCCAcctcaacatatttttttttagttgagtctataaattttatgttattaaaatccaaacaaaCTTAACAAAGATATTCATGGACGTGTGACTTGGGTTACACCAAATAAAAATCCCAATTAACAAATGTAGTGTAACGTTTCATTCCTCTTCTTCGTCAACCTTGTTCACGAGAGACAATAACCCTAAAGATTAGACTACGACTGATGATGACAGCCGTTGATATTCTATGGATCCAGACTATACAAACGGTTAGCTTCTCATCAAGTTATTTCCACAACTAAGGTACTTAAATGCATTACTATAATCTGTCATCAATTATcaatgtcatgttttaaactGCCTAGAGGATTATATCAGAAATTGATTCAGTTCTACAAAGATTCTGGtggaaaaaaggaaatacaGAAAGAGGAATACCTTGGATAGCATGGGAGCGCTTGCAGTTTTCGAAGAAAGAAAGTAGTTTAGGATTCAAAAACCTATCTAAATTCAATGATGCATTACTTGCCAAACAAGCATGACGCTTAATTTGTTGTCCAGACAGTTTATTtgcaaaagtcatgaaaacaaGATACTATAGAGATTGTTCAATTGCAGAtgcaaaaaaaagagttaatcaATCTTATGGTTGGGCTTCTATTCTGGAAGGATTGAAGTTAATCAAAAAAGGTTCAAGATTCATCATTGGAGGTGGAAACACAGCTCGAGTAAACGTTGATAATGTTATCCCAGCACACCCTCCAAGACCAATAACAAGTATACACCAAGATAATATTCAGAACGTATCACAATTGATCTTTGATACAGGATCCTATCGGTCTCAAGAAAGTTTACTAGATCACATTATTCTCTCTGATCACCAAGAGATTCACAAAATTTATTTGTCAAAATCAATTTCCCAAGACAAACTTATTTGGTATTATAATAAGTCAGGAGAATACTCTGTTCGTTCTGGATACTGGCTTAATATGCATTATCCAGATAACAGTTCACCACAAGTAGCCATCCCTCATGGTTCAGTGACTCACAAAACAAAGATTTGGAAGCTGAAGATTCTGCCACgaataaaacattttctttggaGAATTATATCCCAATCCCTCCCATCTATTACAAGACTGAATACTCGTGGTATGAATTTGGATCCCATTTGTCCAAGATGTTTCAAAGCAGATGAGACAATAGAGCATATTCTATTCCAGTGTATACATGCTAAAGAAGTTTGGGAACTCTCCAATATACCAATTCATTTATTGCTTCCTGCAACTTTCACCAGCGAACAGTTCATTGCCATGTTATTGGATTCAATATACGATAGTGATATCCCTTCAATCACAAAACAATTACCATTTTGGATACTTTGGCACATTTGGAAGTCTCGGAATAACTTTACATTCAACTCCATTCAAGATAAACCAATTACAGTACGAGCCAAAGGTGATGTTGCAGATTGGAATAATCATAATTCTCAAACAAACTATCATCAAACACAATCATCTCACAACTCCAATCAAAAATGGAACCGTCCTACTACAacttctttaaaatgtaactacGATGCAGCTTATGATCATATCACTTCAAAGGCAAAAGCAGGATGGATTCTCTGTGATAAGAATGGAATAAGTAATGGTTGGGGTGCTATGGCTCTTGGGATAACAACATCTCCTTTAGAAGCTGAAGCAAAGGCGCTATTAACGGCATTGCAACAAAGGTGGATAAGAGGAATCAATTGAGTCTGTTTTGAAGGAAATTCAGAATTATTGACAAGGATTTTAACAAACAAGGATGATGATATCTCATTGGCGAACATCCTACAAGACATACGAGAATGGATCaagaaatttaaagaaatcGAGTTCACTTTCACAAGAAGATGTTGTAATAATGTAGCTCATTTGCTAGCCAAATTTGGTTATATTTCTTCTGACTTCTACTCAAGTTGTTTTTCACCGCCAAAATGGCTTCAAAACCAATTGTATTCTGACTTTATTCAAACATCAATATAACAACAtcaatttcgacaaaaaaaaagataataataataacattaaaaaagaaaataagatcaAATACTTAAATTCACTATTGTGAAGTAGGCCTGGACATATAGGTAACTCGTTCCGGTTCGGATAAATGGGTTTAGGAAAATAGAATTCATTGGGTAATTTTAAACTTTCGGTTTAGGTACTATTGGGTTCAAATTGGTtcgggttacaaattttaaaacccgATTACTACCCAAACTACTCGGTATccaaaaaaaatccttaaaaattggttgaaatttaaataattttagctATTTGACAtatgtaacaaatatttttctatatattttgatcaattttaggtataaaactaattgatatattcaaaatcataattataattttggatagTTGAATTATATCAAtgctaaatattattaatatggtAGATATGTCTATAT
It encodes the following:
- the LOC104725005 gene encoding uncharacterized protein LOC104725005, translating into MSQPWKIPKSSRILRFISEFQNSPKRGGSLFVETGFPASLIDLFFQNRDRFKKPTSKRFQRIERQIQTAPNASSLTNKDSILEKPLKVKPVRSEIEKVNVSKGKLAAENQNAIKNSGCVCGESGAFVLMAFKVLIVALLALSTKKKLTVGITLSALALLLTELVAARVFTRSKLCKTDENKNAISRVKIVTLDETRVPCPKETEQPVVAKTEDSKSKDTTIRDLLSKDEKSPSKSSRLKSKIVKKLRSYNMKKKKKTMKIKEESPLVEVSSLVLKDNTEMSTESAAAERDEEKLKDQSLSGTALIVIVLTSLLFGKILAIVLTLSCLVLRFGVAKKI
- the LOC109127391 gene encoding uncharacterized protein LOC109127391, which gives rise to MNLDPICPRCFKADETIEHILFQCIHAKEVWELSNIPIHLLLPATFTSEQFIAMLLDSIYDSDIPSITKQLPFWILWHIWKSRNNFTFNSIQDKPITVRAKGDVADWNNHNSQTNYHQTQSSHNSNQKWNRPTTTSLKCNYDAAYDHITSKAKAGWILCDKNGISNGWGAMALGITTSPLEAEAKALLTALQQRWIRGIN